From Spirochaeta isovalerica, the proteins below share one genomic window:
- the rseP gene encoding RIP metalloprotease RseP, translated as MFFTILLGLLALSVVVLVHELGHFAAARLSGIEVEAFSLGWGKAILKKKIGKTEYRLAPLPLGGYCKMKGEHALIEAIEAKEKSIPVEEGAFYSASPLKRIAVALAGPLANFIFAGLVLSVIFLIGYEESTFQNKIILASSYDNTGKVWPANKAGLETGDRIIAINGVETENYNNIAEKLATSARNKLELLVLREGRQIRLILTPELNKDSGAGVAGIYPWIDPVIGEVEEGSKAAQAGLEAGDIIKSINGNPVNNSLDISRIMASEPGKLNISYERRGSINTCEIETDFSLDDFRLGITYKYQIFRTPRYNIFQAIGRGYSEAVDTLVLSAKGLKLLFSGLNLNKAVSGPIRMTYFAGEVAANGFTQGLGQGFLSFFQFVSFISIALFFMNLLPIPALDGGQIVLFIYEIIRKSPLSPNSVYRYQMIGTFLILLLVLLTTTSDILFLAGK; from the coding sequence ATGTTTTTTACTATATTACTGGGACTTCTGGCTCTATCGGTCGTTGTCCTCGTTCACGAACTGGGACATTTTGCCGCTGCGCGTTTGAGCGGAATCGAAGTAGAAGCTTTTTCCCTGGGATGGGGAAAAGCCATTTTGAAGAAGAAGATAGGCAAAACAGAATACCGGCTCGCACCGCTCCCTCTCGGGGGCTATTGCAAGATGAAGGGCGAACATGCTCTGATCGAAGCGATTGAAGCGAAAGAGAAATCCATTCCGGTAGAGGAAGGAGCTTTCTACTCAGCCTCGCCTCTTAAAAGAATCGCCGTGGCATTAGCCGGACCGCTGGCCAATTTTATTTTTGCCGGACTGGTTCTCTCGGTCATCTTCCTGATCGGCTATGAAGAGTCAACCTTCCAGAATAAAATCATTCTGGCATCCTCCTATGACAATACGGGGAAAGTCTGGCCGGCAAACAAAGCCGGGCTGGAAACGGGAGACAGAATAATCGCGATCAATGGGGTTGAAACAGAGAATTACAACAATATAGCTGAAAAGCTCGCGACATCGGCCAGAAACAAACTGGAGCTCCTTGTTCTCAGAGAAGGACGACAGATTAGACTCATACTGACACCGGAACTGAATAAAGACTCGGGAGCCGGGGTTGCCGGTATTTATCCGTGGATTGATCCTGTAATCGGTGAAGTAGAAGAAGGTTCAAAGGCGGCTCAAGCCGGGCTTGAAGCGGGAGATATTATAAAGAGCATAAACGGAAATCCTGTAAACAATTCACTGGATATATCCCGGATAATGGCGTCCGAACCGGGGAAGCTGAACATCTCTTATGAAAGAAGAGGTTCAATCAATACCTGTGAAATAGAGACCGACTTCAGCCTCGATGATTTTCGTTTGGGCATAACCTACAAATATCAAATATTCAGAACTCCCCGTTACAATATTTTTCAGGCTATAGGAAGAGGATACAGCGAAGCTGTTGACACTCTGGTTCTGAGCGCAAAGGGACTGAAGCTCCTTTTCAGCGGTCTGAATCTCAACAAGGCGGTTTCCGGACCGATCAGGATGACCTATTTCGCCGGAGAAGTGGCAGCCAACGGCTTCACTCAGGGTCTCGGTCAGGGATTTCTCTCCTTCTTCCAGTTCGTCAGCTTTATCTCCATTGCTCTCTTTTTTATGAATCTGCTCCCCATACCGGCTCTTGACGGCGGACAGATTGTTTTGTTTATATATGAAATTATCAGAAAGTCTCCCTTATCACCCAATTCTGTTTACAGATATCAGATGATCGGGACCTTTCTTATTCTTCTTCTGGTTCTTCTCACGACAACCAGCGATATCTTATTTTTGGCGGGGAAATAA
- the dxr gene encoding 1-deoxy-D-xylulose-5-phosphate reductoisomerase, translating to MKKVIVLGSTGSIGTSALDIIRSNRDDFQLTGLSANSRETELLAQAAEFSVSSLALTGKETSDSRITYHGPEGLLDLIKETDADIVVNGISGAVGLAPSVTALESGMDLALANKETMVMAGRLINSLAEKKGRRILPVDSEHSAIFHLMEGKNPDDIYEYIITASGGPFRGYTSEQLKNVTAEQAMKHPTWDMGYKISIDSASMANKGLEVIECWRLFNIPLDKIKVLVHPQSMVHSLIRTNDLAMYAHISHPDMRLPIQNALYYPDLKPVPSSFLDLAGREMTFFEPDMDNFPMLPLAYRAAESAGAYPIVYNAVNEVAVQALVDEKIGFTEIPEITEQLLSGDWTAEPQSFDEVLAVDTLCRQEAVELIKKRM from the coding sequence TTGAAAAAGGTTATAGTCCTGGGAAGTACCGGTTCCATCGGAACTTCGGCATTGGACATTATCCGCAGCAACAGAGATGATTTTCAACTAACGGGACTCAGCGCCAACAGCAGAGAGACAGAACTGCTGGCTCAGGCAGCGGAGTTCTCCGTTTCCTCTCTGGCTCTGACCGGAAAAGAGACTTCAGACAGCCGCATCACATACCATGGGCCCGAAGGCTTACTGGATCTTATAAAAGAAACAGATGCCGATATTGTTGTAAACGGCATATCCGGAGCTGTCGGACTGGCCCCTTCTGTGACTGCACTGGAAAGCGGAATGGATCTGGCTCTGGCCAACAAGGAGACCATGGTTATGGCCGGCAGACTGATAAACAGCCTGGCGGAAAAAAAAGGCAGAAGGATTCTTCCTGTCGATTCTGAACACAGCGCGATTTTTCACCTTATGGAGGGGAAAAATCCCGATGATATATACGAGTATATCATTACGGCATCGGGAGGACCTTTTCGCGGATACACGTCTGAACAGTTAAAAAACGTAACGGCTGAGCAGGCCATGAAGCACCCCACATGGGATATGGGATATAAAATCAGTATCGATTCGGCATCCATGGCCAATAAAGGGCTTGAAGTCATTGAGTGCTGGAGATTGTTCAACATCCCGCTCGATAAAATCAAAGTTCTTGTTCATCCCCAGAGTATGGTTCATTCTCTCATCAGGACAAACGATCTGGCCATGTATGCCCATATCAGCCATCCCGATATGCGTCTGCCTATTCAGAATGCCCTATACTATCCGGATTTGAAACCGGTGCCGAGCAGTTTTCTCGATCTGGCCGGCCGGGAAATGACCTTTTTCGAGCCGGATATGGATAATTTTCCCATGCTGCCTCTGGCCTACCGGGCGGCGGAAAGCGCAGGGGCTTATCCTATTGTCTACAATGCGGTAAACGAAGTTGCCGTACAGGCTCTGGTCGATGAAAAAATCGGATTTACCGAGATACCAGAAATAACGGAACAACTGTTGAGCGGCGATTGGACAGCTGAACCGCAGAGCTTTGACGAAGTTCTCGCCGTTGATACCCTGTGCCGGCAAGAAGCGGTAGAGCTTATTAAAAAGAGGATGTAA
- a CDS encoding phosphatidate cytidylyltransferase, which yields MKNLTKRILLFVIAIPGLSALILFGNVLNFLPINLLVIILGALGSREMAGMFHAMDIKVNKTFLTVSGALIPIITWMQVIGMINPGSLLFFITLLVILIFVISLKPSGDSFEKNLPVMSASIMTLIYPGVFLSYITRITSLPYSSVILLIFMCIVYLNDSNAWLFGMLWGKKSRGFVAVSPNKSLVGFLGGVLASVIVAVSSRFIFPDIITGSIPLLIGLGIVAGVTSIIGDLVESAMKRSSGVKDSGSIIPGRGGMLDSIDSLIFAAPGFYYVILLATAGL from the coding sequence GTGAAAAATCTGACAAAACGCATACTGTTGTTTGTCATAGCCATACCGGGTTTATCAGCCCTGATTCTTTTCGGAAACGTTTTGAATTTTCTCCCGATAAATCTTCTGGTCATTATACTGGGCGCACTCGGATCCAGGGAAATGGCTGGAATGTTTCACGCCATGGATATAAAAGTCAATAAGACATTCCTCACTGTAAGCGGTGCACTGATCCCGATCATTACCTGGATGCAGGTCATAGGCATGATAAATCCCGGCAGCCTTCTGTTTTTCATCACCCTGCTTGTGATTCTTATTTTCGTCATCAGCCTTAAGCCTTCCGGGGACAGTTTCGAGAAAAATCTTCCCGTCATGTCCGCATCCATTATGACTCTCATATATCCCGGTGTCTTCCTCAGTTACATAACCCGCATTACCTCTTTACCCTACAGCTCCGTTATTCTTCTCATATTCATGTGTATTGTTTATCTGAATGACTCCAACGCCTGGCTATTCGGTATGCTCTGGGGAAAAAAATCACGGGGATTCGTCGCTGTCAGCCCCAATAAGAGCCTGGTCGGATTTCTCGGCGGTGTTCTGGCTTCCGTAATCGTAGCTGTTTCAAGCCGGTTTATTTTTCCCGATATCATAACCGGATCGATCCCCCTTCTCATCGGACTGGGCATCGTCGCGGGAGTGACATCCATAATCGGAGATCTTGTCGAATCGGCCATGAAGAGATCTTCGGGAGTCAAGGATTCGGGAAGCATTATTCCCGGACGGGGCGGTATGCTCGATTCAATAGATTCACTGATTTTTGCCGCTCCGGGTTTTTATTATGTAATTCTTCTGGCCACTGCCGGTTTATAG
- the uppS gene encoding polyprenyl diphosphate synthase, with translation MSEDKAALIDPNNLPAHVGIIMDGNGRWAKNRGLIRSKGHREGLESAKRIVKAAADLGLKYISLYVFSTENWKRAEDEISFLMVLIKTYLKSEFQFYKDNKIKVVHSGDLSGLPADIQKEITSIVNDTKDFQGLTMNLLINYGGKDEILRAVNRWRRSGDTGELTEETLYGFLDSPVVPPLDLVVRSAGEKRLSNFLLWQSAYAEYYFSEKLWPDWYPDDLYDAIIAYQNRDRRFGGVKK, from the coding sequence ATGTCTGAAGATAAAGCAGCATTAATTGATCCGAATAATCTGCCGGCTCACGTCGGCATCATTATGGATGGAAACGGCCGCTGGGCGAAGAACCGCGGCCTTATTCGTTCTAAAGGGCACCGTGAAGGACTCGAGTCGGCTAAGAGAATAGTCAAAGCCGCTGCGGATCTGGGACTGAAGTATATTTCTCTCTATGTCTTTTCCACGGAAAACTGGAAGCGGGCGGAGGATGAAATATCTTTCCTGATGGTGCTGATAAAAACATACCTGAAAAGCGAATTTCAATTCTACAAAGATAATAAAATCAAAGTCGTCCACAGCGGCGATCTCAGCGGATTACCGGCGGATATACAGAAAGAGATTACATCCATCGTCAATGACACAAAGGATTTTCAAGGCCTTACAATGAATCTTCTTATCAATTACGGGGGAAAGGATGAAATCCTGAGAGCCGTTAACCGCTGGCGGCGTTCCGGCGACACGGGCGAGTTGACTGAAGAAACCCTTTACGGTTTTCTCGATTCTCCGGTCGTTCCTCCGCTTGATCTGGTCGTAAGATCCGCCGGAGAAAAACGCCTTAGTAATTTCCTCCTCTGGCAGAGTGCTTATGCGGAATACTATTTCTCCGAAAAGCTCTGGCCGGACTGGTATCCTGACGATCTGTACGATGCCATTATCGCCTATCAGAATAGAGACCGACGTTTCGGAGGAGTTAAAAAGTGA
- the frr gene encoding ribosome recycling factor encodes MNTVKTNTQDKMEKTVKALGDEFNTIRTGRASASLFDRVMVQYYGNPTPLNQVANISIPEARLIVVQPFDKNSLGDIEKAILSSDLGLNPSNDGKVIRIAIPPLTEERRKDLVKQAKNIAETSRVSIRNLRRDANDAIKKGDFPEDEQKKGTEEIQKLTDDYIKKINDILSAKEKEIMEI; translated from the coding sequence ATGAACACAGTAAAGACAAACACTCAGGACAAAATGGAAAAAACCGTTAAAGCTCTTGGAGATGAGTTCAACACGATAAGAACGGGACGGGCCTCCGCATCTCTATTCGACAGAGTAATGGTTCAATATTACGGGAATCCCACTCCTCTTAATCAGGTAGCTAATATATCCATTCCCGAAGCCAGACTGATCGTTGTTCAGCCTTTTGACAAAAACTCTCTCGGTGATATCGAAAAAGCTATTCTTTCTTCCGATCTCGGACTCAATCCGAGCAACGACGGAAAAGTAATCCGAATCGCCATTCCGCCGCTGACAGAGGAAAGAAGAAAAGATCTTGTGAAGCAGGCCAAAAATATAGCAGAAACTTCCAGGGTTTCCATCAGGAACCTGAGAAGAGATGCCAATGATGCTATCAAGAAAGGTGATTTTCCCGAAGATGAGCAGAAAAAGGGTACTGAAGAGATCCAGAAGCTCACCGACGACTATATAAAAAAGATAAATGATATCCTTTCCGCCAAGGAAAAGGAGATAATGGAGATTTAA
- the tsf gene encoding translation elongation factor Ts, with product MAVSPADVKKLRDKTGAGMLDCKNALVEANGDFAEAEKVLKKAGLAKADKKSGRATTEGNVFTRITDNKAVILELTCETDFVASNETFQATGAKLVETVIEKGLTEVTDELNAMVKEAIAVLNENMSVKRFSVMDIADDEAVVDYIHAGGKIGVLIKVKCDSAATAAKEEVKAFAFDAALHAAAFNPTFLNKDSVDAKYIADQEEIFTAQTLALGKPENVAAGIVKGKMSKHIAQICFVDQKFVKDDKITVKQAADQAGKAVGGSVELTDYIYFQVGEEI from the coding sequence ATGGCCGTATCACCAGCAGACGTAAAAAAACTGAGAGACAAAACCGGCGCCGGTATGCTCGACTGTAAAAACGCCCTTGTTGAAGCGAACGGAGACTTCGCTGAAGCGGAAAAAGTGCTCAAGAAAGCCGGTCTTGCCAAAGCGGACAAGAAAAGCGGCCGGGCTACGACGGAAGGTAACGTTTTTACCAGAATTACCGACAACAAAGCGGTTATTCTCGAACTCACATGTGAAACTGACTTCGTTGCTTCCAACGAGACATTCCAGGCGACCGGAGCGAAACTCGTTGAAACAGTCATAGAGAAAGGTCTTACAGAAGTAACTGACGAACTGAACGCTATGGTAAAAGAAGCCATCGCCGTTCTCAATGAGAACATGTCCGTGAAGAGATTCTCTGTTATGGATATTGCCGATGACGAAGCTGTAGTGGATTACATCCACGCCGGTGGAAAAATCGGAGTTCTCATCAAAGTAAAATGCGACAGCGCCGCGACAGCCGCCAAAGAGGAAGTCAAGGCTTTCGCTTTCGATGCCGCGCTTCACGCCGCCGCGTTCAACCCCACTTTTCTCAACAAAGATTCCGTTGATGCCAAATACATCGCGGATCAGGAAGAGATTTTCACAGCTCAGACTCTGGCTCTCGGAAAACCCGAAAACGTTGCCGCCGGCATCGTTAAAGGTAAAATGAGCAAACACATCGCTCAGATTTGTTTTGTTGACCAGAAGTTTGTAAAAGATGATAAAATTACGGTAAAACAGGCTGCAGACCAGGCTGGTAAAGCCGTTGGCGGTTCTGTGGAACTGACTGATTATATCTACTTCCAGGTTGGTGAAGAGATTTAA